Proteins encoded together in one Deltaproteobacteria bacterium window:
- a CDS encoding site-specific DNA-methyltransferase, which yields MTDNIPGERRRLGRECDIYLGDCLDVLAALPAASADMVFADPPYNLSNDGFTCRSGRAVSVNKGAWDRSRGVEKDFQFHREWISACRRVLKPHGTIWVSGTYHSIYACGFALQLEGCHILNDICWYKPNASPNLSCRYFTASHETLIWARRSKKGRHTFNYTAMKEGAFPRDFLKAPGRQMRSVWAVAAPRGEEKRHGRHPTQKPEELLERIVAASTAEGDVVLDPFMGSGTTGVAALRLGRKFIGVEKEKSFFDVAAARLADELAAKHNPAR from the coding sequence ATGACGGACAATATCCCCGGGGAACGCCGAAGGCTCGGGCGGGAGTGCGACATATACCTCGGCGACTGTCTCGACGTGCTCGCCGCCCTGCCCGCCGCAAGCGCAGACATGGTCTTCGCCGACCCGCCCTACAACCTCTCAAACGACGGCTTCACCTGCCGGAGCGGCCGCGCCGTGAGCGTCAACAAGGGCGCCTGGGACAGAAGCCGGGGCGTCGAAAAGGACTTTCAGTTCCACAGGGAGTGGATTTCGGCTTGCCGCAGGGTGCTCAAGCCCCACGGGACCATCTGGGTCTCGGGCACCTACCACAGCATCTACGCCTGCGGCTTCGCCCTCCAGCTCGAAGGCTGCCACATACTCAACGACATCTGCTGGTACAAGCCCAACGCAAGCCCCAACCTCTCGTGCCGCTACTTCACGGCGAGCCACGAAACGCTCATATGGGCGCGCAGGTCGAAGAAAGGCAGACACACCTTCAATTACACGGCCATGAAAGAGGGCGCCTTCCCCAGGGACTTCCTCAAGGCTCCCGGCAGGCAGATGCGAAGCGTATGGGCCGTGGCCGCGCCCCGGGGCGAAGAAAAACGCCACGGCAGACACCCCACGCAGAAGCCCGAGGAGCTTCTCGAACGCATCGTGGCGGCCTCCACCGCCGAGGGCGACGTCGTCCTCGACCCCTTCATGGGCAGCGGCACCACCGGCGTTGCGGCGCTGAGGCTTGGAAGGAAGTTCATCGGCGTGGAAAAGGAAAAGAGCTTCTTCGATGTGGCGGCGGCCCGACTTGCCGACGAACTCGCCGCAAAACACAACCCCGCACGATAA